A stretch of Alkalicella caledoniensis DNA encodes these proteins:
- the flhA gene encoding flagellar biosynthesis protein FlhA — protein sequence MNKIGEYGFIFLVVLIVMMMIIPLPPGLLDFLLILNISLALTILLVTMYIKEPLEFSILPSILLITTLFRLALNVSSTRLILLGNGERVKVINAFGNFVVGGEIIVGFIIFAILVLIQFLVITKGAERVAEVAARFTLDAMPGKQMAVDADLNAGLITDQEAKIRRRTVEREADFYGAMDGASKFVKGDAIAGIIITFINLVGGLVIGMINMGLSFGDSLSTFSLLSIGDGLVSQIPALLISTSTGIMVTRAASENNLGEEVTRQLFSSPKILFLISGLLAFLGLIPGLPPTGFLMMAAILATLAFTVSRKQKNQLLSEAQEQVASTTEDIEVGKPEMVYNMLHVDPLELEFGYGLISVFDQEQGGDLLDRVIMIRRQVASDLGLVVPIIRIRDNIQLPSNDYCIKIKGLEVAQGTVEPSKLMAMDPGTATEEIQGVQTTEPAFGLPALWISTNDRENAEAKGYTVVDPPSIIATHLTEIIKNHAHELLGRQEVKSLLDNIKKTSGAVVDELVPSILSVGDIQKVLSNLLREGVSIKNLTTILEELADYGPLTKDPDTLTEYVRQGLARQISNTLKMFGTPLSVITLDQSIEQLIQESIQKTEHGNYLSIDPSNTQLIVNNLRDVYEKSLSDGYQPIILAAPLVRFYFKRLVETSFPHLVVVSYSELDIKLEVQVIGTVKI from the coding sequence ATGAACAAAATAGGAGAATATGGCTTTATATTTCTAGTAGTGCTTATTGTTATGATGATGATAATTCCACTACCTCCAGGATTACTTGATTTCCTATTAATACTTAATATTTCTTTGGCTTTGACAATTCTACTGGTTACTATGTATATAAAAGAACCATTAGAATTTTCTATACTTCCTTCGATATTGCTAATAACTACGTTATTTCGATTAGCATTAAATGTTTCTTCTACCAGACTTATTTTGCTAGGTAATGGTGAAAGGGTTAAAGTCATTAATGCCTTTGGTAACTTTGTAGTTGGTGGAGAAATCATAGTAGGTTTCATTATCTTTGCTATTTTAGTACTTATCCAGTTTCTTGTAATTACAAAAGGTGCTGAAAGGGTTGCAGAGGTTGCAGCAAGGTTTACCTTAGATGCTATGCCTGGAAAGCAGATGGCTGTTGATGCCGACTTAAATGCTGGCCTTATAACAGATCAAGAGGCAAAAATACGAAGGAGAACCGTGGAAAGGGAGGCAGATTTCTACGGAGCCATGGATGGAGCCAGTAAATTTGTTAAAGGCGATGCAATTGCTGGTATAATTATCACCTTTATCAACCTAGTTGGTGGATTAGTTATTGGTATGATAAACATGGGATTATCCTTTGGTGATTCATTGAGCACTTTTTCTTTACTATCCATAGGTGATGGGTTAGTTAGTCAAATCCCTGCACTTTTAATTTCAACATCCACTGGTATTATGGTGACCAGAGCAGCATCTGAAAACAACTTAGGAGAAGAAGTAACAAGACAACTTTTTTCTAGCCCGAAGATACTTTTCTTAATATCTGGCTTATTGGCTTTTTTAGGCTTAATTCCTGGGCTACCCCCTACAGGTTTTTTAATGATGGCAGCCATTTTGGCCACCTTAGCATTCACTGTATCTAGAAAACAAAAAAATCAACTTCTAAGCGAAGCCCAAGAACAAGTTGCTTCGACTACAGAGGATATAGAAGTGGGTAAACCTGAAATGGTTTACAATATGTTGCACGTAGATCCTTTAGAGCTAGAATTTGGTTATGGATTAATATCGGTTTTTGATCAGGAGCAAGGTGGTGACCTATTAGACCGGGTTATTATGATAAGACGCCAAGTGGCCTCGGATCTAGGGTTAGTAGTTCCAATAATTAGAATTCGGGACAATATACAACTACCTTCTAATGATTACTGTATAAAAATAAAGGGCTTAGAAGTAGCCCAGGGCACCGTAGAGCCATCAAAACTAATGGCCATGGACCCAGGGACAGCAACAGAGGAGATTCAAGGAGTTCAAACAACTGAGCCGGCCTTTGGTTTGCCTGCACTGTGGATTTCCACTAATGACAGGGAAAATGCAGAAGCTAAGGGATATACAGTGGTTGATCCTCCTTCTATTATAGCTACACATCTGACTGAAATAATTAAAAATCATGCCCACGAACTACTAGGAAGGCAAGAAGTTAAGTCACTTTTAGATAACATCAAAAAAACAAGTGGGGCTGTTGTGGATGAATTGGTTCCATCCATTTTAAGTGTTGGTGATATTCAAAAGGTTCTTAGCAATCTCTTAAGGGAAGGTGTTAGCATCAAAAATCTAACAACCATATTAGAAGAGCTTGCAGATTATGGACCCCTTACGAAAGATCCAGATACACTTACAGAATACGTAAGGCAAGGCTTAGCAAGACAGATATCTAATACATTAAAAATGTTTGGTACTCCTTTATCTGTAATTACTTTAGATCAATCAATCGAGCAGCTTATTCAAGAATCTATCCAAAAAACTGAACATGGAAATTACCTATCAATAGACCCTTCAAACACTCAACTTATAGTTAATAACTTGAGAGATGTATATGAAAAGTCCTTAAGTGATGGTTATCAACCTATCATTTTGGCGGCTCCCTTGGTCAGATTTTACTTTAAACGCCTAGTTGAGACTAGTTTCCCTCATTTAGTAGTTGTCTCATATAGTGAATTGGATATTAAACTAGAAGTTCAAGTTATTGGGACGGTGAAAATATGA
- the flhF gene encoding flagellar biosynthesis protein FlhF produces MRVRRYMVNKLEEAKPAILRDLGKDAIIISTNKVKAKGIKGLFGKYHFEVLAAADNKTSTVTQESKIKAKPVTTTEVEHHVKNNELEMIKNELRENQKLLQNVISDLSNVSTNFPEAYEKLFKKLVSQGIIEGKAKKLIQKLQKMYTSDSKINAFLIDGLRDIMVNELETIAKPEEISGNYSIALVGPTGVGKTTTLAKIAAHSALNKQKNVGFITLDNYRIAATEQLKIYGDILDVPVVVANTVNEYAEAMSALNHKEQVFIDTAGRSHKNTEQLLELKKYFDTLALDQTILVFSLSTNFKDLLPIYNTFKIFEPKGLILSKLDEVETYGNIYNIITEFKLPVFYYTTGQSVPEDIVVLNSSQIVSKILDNNTGDVQ; encoded by the coding sequence ATGAGAGTAAGAAGATACATGGTAAATAAGTTAGAAGAAGCTAAACCAGCCATACTTAGAGATTTAGGTAAAGACGCAATTATTATAAGTACCAATAAAGTTAAAGCAAAAGGAATTAAAGGTCTTTTTGGTAAGTATCACTTTGAAGTTTTGGCAGCAGCAGATAACAAAACAAGTACGGTAACACAAGAAAGCAAAATCAAGGCAAAACCTGTAACAACAACTGAAGTGGAACATCACGTAAAAAACAACGAATTAGAAATGATTAAAAACGAGCTTAGGGAAAATCAAAAACTACTACAAAACGTAATTTCAGACTTAAGCAATGTATCAACTAATTTTCCTGAGGCATATGAAAAGCTTTTCAAAAAACTGGTATCACAAGGAATTATTGAAGGTAAAGCTAAAAAACTGATCCAAAAGCTACAAAAGATGTATACCAGTGATAGCAAAATTAACGCATTTTTAATAGATGGGTTAAGAGATATAATGGTAAATGAGCTGGAAACAATAGCAAAACCTGAGGAAATTAGCGGAAATTATAGTATTGCTCTAGTGGGCCCTACTGGTGTTGGGAAAACAACCACTTTAGCAAAGATAGCTGCACACTCAGCTTTAAATAAACAAAAAAATGTAGGATTTATAACATTGGATAATTACCGTATAGCAGCCACAGAACAATTGAAAATTTACGGTGATATACTTGATGTTCCAGTGGTTGTGGCAAATACAGTAAATGAATACGCAGAGGCCATGTCGGCCTTAAATCATAAAGAACAAGTATTTATTGACACAGCGGGAAGAAGCCATAAAAACACTGAACAACTTCTAGAACTGAAAAAATATTTTGATACCTTGGCTTTAGATCAGACTATTTTAGTGTTTAGTCTATCGACAAATTTTAAAGACTTACTACCCATATATAACACATTTAAAATATTTGAGCCAAAGGGATTAATATTATCAAAGTTAGATGAAGTAGAAACCTATGGAAATATCTATAACATTATCACAGAGTTCAAACTACCTGTTTTTTACTACACAACTGGTCAGAGTGTTCCCGAAGATATAGTTGTGTTAAACAGTAGCCAGATCGTATCTAAAATACTAGATAACAATACTGGTGATGTTCAATGA
- a CDS encoding MinD/ParA family protein, translated as MIDQAHGLRELKLKSQAKYNNTEVITVTSGKGGVGKSNTSVNLALSMASLGKKVLLIDVDIGLANVDLLLGIYSKYTLFDFFNGMQNIETIIQNVAENMDVISGGSAFTDSDLIENIERRKLNLELEKILGYDYIIFDTGAGITKSVTDFCLIADKVLMVTTPEPTAITDAYALLKSLYKKDKDIKINIVVNRATNSKEGEVTANKLIKVSESFLHQKPVYVGHISDDSQVQKAVKMQKPYSQAYKECSASKDIRILANKIIGIEHGDKKRGIISLFGSFFLR; from the coding sequence ATGATAGATCAGGCCCATGGACTCAGGGAACTAAAACTAAAATCCCAGGCTAAATATAATAATACAGAAGTAATAACTGTTACCAGTGGAAAAGGTGGAGTTGGTAAAAGCAATACAAGTGTTAATCTAGCCTTGTCAATGGCTTCCCTTGGAAAAAAAGTTCTCCTTATCGATGTAGACATTGGGCTAGCTAACGTAGACCTTCTCCTTGGTATATATTCAAAATATACTTTGTTTGATTTTTTTAATGGGATGCAAAATATTGAGACCATAATACAAAATGTAGCTGAGAATATGGATGTAATTTCCGGAGGGTCAGCATTTACTGATAGTGACTTAATCGAGAATATAGAGCGTAGGAAGCTAAACCTAGAGCTTGAGAAGATATTAGGATATGATTACATTATTTTTGATACTGGTGCCGGCATAACAAAAAGCGTTACAGATTTTTGTCTTATAGCTGACAAGGTTTTAATGGTAACCACCCCAGAACCTACAGCAATTACTGATGCATATGCCCTGTTAAAATCTTTATATAAAAAAGATAAAGATATTAAAATAAATATTGTAGTTAACAGAGCTACTAACTCAAAAGAGGGGGAAGTAACAGCAAATAAACTTATAAAAGTATCGGAATCATTTTTACACCAAAAGCCTGTTTATGTTGGTCACATATCTGATGACAGTCAAGTGCAAAAAGCTGTAAAGATGCAAAAACCGTACTCACAAGCATACAAAGAGTGTTCTGCAAGTAAGGATATAAGAATACTAGCAAATAAGATTATTGGTATTGAACATGGAGACAAAAAGAGGGGAATTATCAGTTTATTTGGATCTTTTTTCCTAAGATAG
- a CDS encoding flagellar brake protein translates to MEKRNFYRLNYNLSFDFVILNPESIEAISNPMIGVLKDLSGGGLSFSSEEDVELDQLLEVKINDGKSLILVLGKIVRKQKLENHYLYGLEFVYIDEKTQDKLVQFIFNVQRKEKVMKKLGGGTNGFE, encoded by the coding sequence ATGGAAAAGAGGAATTTTTATCGGCTGAACTACAATTTAAGTTTTGATTTTGTCATACTTAATCCTGAATCCATAGAAGCCATATCTAATCCCATGATTGGGGTGCTTAAGGATTTAAGCGGAGGAGGTCTAAGTTTTTCATCTGAGGAAGACGTAGAACTTGACCAACTCTTGGAAGTTAAAATTAATGATGGAAAAAGCTTAATTTTAGTTTTGGGTAAGATTGTGCGTAAACAAAAACTAGAAAATCATTACTTATATGGATTGGAATTTGTTTATATCGACGAAAAAACTCAAGATAAATTAGTTCAGTTTATTTTTAACGTTCAAAGAAAAGAAAAAGTAATGAAAAAATTAGGAGGTGGTACTAATGGATTTGAATAA
- a CDS encoding chemotaxis protein CheA, with the protein MDLNNYLPIYFEESEENIQIISDSLLELEKNPTDVQAINEIFRAAHTLKGMSATMGFQSIADLTHGIENFLDELRNGTKTLSTNSLNTLFKAFDFLSEGLNNIKTGKNDPIDLSILKEFDEKPGSVEVSLQVEKTTSDINDYEQYVISNAFAQGFSVYHIAVELNEDCLLKSARAFMVYKELEAMGEIVKTMPTVQQLEDEKFDKTFEIWLITKESQAEVEKVSEVPEVNSAQITLVDNDVKIEPQSKDTNTPVEKQNNPSQQVVQAKSQATIRVDLNRLDSLMNLVSELVINKTGLNQSVNNQNQSMVTEGLEQLHRITTELQNIVMSLRMVPIDRVFSRFPRMVRDTAKDLQKEVELTIIGKETELDRTIIDEIGDPLVHLIRNAIDHGLESKEDRTKNGKNAQGKITLKAYQSGNEVFIEVSDDGKGIDANKIAQSAVKKNLISENDMVTMDEQQILQLIFEAGFSTKDVVTDLSGRGVGLDVVKTSIESLGGGIEIYTELNKGTTFTIHLPLTLAIIQGLLVSVGEEKYAIPLSSIVETAAFDKKSVKKVGQQEVLMFRDSVLPLLDLANVLDTEPDREQELSMVVVKKGDRQIGLIVDNLIGQQEVVIKHLGDFLANIRGFAGATISGDGEVILILDTNSLFFN; encoded by the coding sequence ATGGATTTGAATAATTATCTGCCAATCTATTTTGAAGAAAGTGAGGAGAACATACAGATAATAAGCGATAGTTTACTTGAACTAGAGAAAAACCCTACAGATGTACAAGCTATAAACGAAATATTTAGAGCTGCGCATACATTAAAAGGAATGTCTGCTACAATGGGTTTTCAGTCAATCGCAGATCTAACTCACGGTATTGAAAATTTTTTAGATGAATTAAGAAATGGGACTAAAACCTTAAGCACTAATTCATTAAATACACTATTTAAGGCGTTTGATTTCCTTTCTGAGGGTTTAAATAATATAAAAACAGGTAAAAATGATCCCATTGATTTATCGATCCTTAAAGAGTTTGATGAAAAGCCCGGCTCAGTAGAAGTGAGTCTGCAAGTTGAAAAAACAACTTCAGACATCAATGACTACGAGCAGTATGTGATTAGTAATGCTTTTGCTCAAGGATTTAGTGTTTATCACATAGCTGTGGAATTAAATGAAGATTGCTTATTAAAATCTGCTAGAGCCTTTATGGTATATAAAGAATTAGAAGCAATGGGAGAAATAGTAAAGACTATGCCCACTGTTCAACAGCTTGAGGATGAGAAATTTGACAAAACCTTTGAAATTTGGTTGATCACTAAAGAAAGTCAAGCAGAGGTGGAAAAGGTAAGTGAAGTGCCTGAGGTTAATAGTGCTCAGATCACGTTGGTGGATAATGATGTGAAAATAGAACCACAAAGCAAAGATACCAATACTCCTGTGGAAAAACAAAATAATCCATCTCAACAAGTTGTCCAAGCTAAAAGTCAGGCAACAATAAGGGTTGACTTAAACAGACTAGATTCTTTAATGAACTTAGTATCAGAGCTAGTAATTAATAAAACTGGCCTCAACCAAAGTGTGAATAATCAAAATCAATCCATGGTAACTGAGGGTTTAGAACAACTACATAGAATAACAACAGAACTCCAAAACATTGTAATGAGTCTTAGAATGGTTCCAATTGACAGGGTTTTCAGTAGGTTTCCACGTATGGTTAGGGATACGGCAAAGGATCTCCAAAAAGAAGTTGAACTGACTATTATAGGTAAAGAAACAGAGCTTGATAGAACAATTATTGACGAAATTGGTGACCCATTAGTGCATCTAATTCGAAATGCAATAGACCATGGTTTGGAAAGTAAAGAAGATAGAACTAAAAATGGAAAAAATGCACAAGGTAAAATTACACTAAAAGCATATCAAAGCGGTAATGAAGTATTCATAGAAGTGAGCGATGATGGTAAAGGTATTGACGCAAACAAAATCGCCCAATCTGCTGTGAAGAAAAACTTGATCTCTGAAAACGATATGGTTACCATGGACGAACAACAAATTCTTCAACTAATATTCGAGGCGGGATTTAGTACAAAAGATGTTGTAACTGACTTGTCTGGTAGGGGTGTAGGACTAGATGTTGTAAAAACCTCAATTGAATCTTTGGGTGGAGGAATCGAAATATATACAGAGCTAAACAAAGGTACAACATTTACCATACATCTACCCTTAACACTGGCCATAATACAAGGTCTTTTAGTTAGTGTAGGAGAAGAAAAATATGCTATACCATTATCTTCAATTGTAGAGACGGCAGCATTTGACAAAAAATCAGTTAAAAAGGTAGGTCAACAAGAAGTTTTAATGTTTAGGGACTCTGTGCTCCCTCTACTAGATTTAGCTAACGTCTTAGATACAGAGCCTGACCGTGAACAAGAACTATCTATGGTTGTTGTCAAAAAAGGTGATAGACAAATTGGCTTAATTGTTGATAATCTAATAGGTCAACAAGAAGTAGTTATTAAGCACCTTGGAGATTTCTTGGCTAATATTAGAGGTTTTGCAGGAGCCACCATTTCAGGAGATGGAGAGGTTATACTTATACTTGATACAAACTCACTGTTTTTCAATTAA
- a CDS encoding chemotaxis protein CheW codes for MAVNNEQKFVIFKLETEDYGIDILKVQGIERMLPITRVPKTPSFVEGVCNLRGSIVPVVDLRKRFNIQEKNHDENTRIIVVHMEELKVGLIVDSANDVITINSEDIEPTPSVIDSIDNKFISGVGKLKDRLIIILDLLKILNKEEIIEIQEM; via the coding sequence ATGGCAGTAAATAATGAACAAAAGTTTGTAATATTTAAGCTTGAAACAGAAGATTATGGTATCGATATCTTAAAGGTACAAGGTATTGAAAGAATGCTTCCAATCACTAGAGTACCTAAGACTCCTAGTTTTGTGGAAGGTGTATGTAACTTGCGAGGTAGTATTGTTCCCGTAGTAGATTTAAGGAAAAGATTTAACATTCAAGAAAAAAACCATGATGAAAACACAAGGATCATAGTTGTACATATGGAGGAATTAAAGGTAGGACTTATTGTAGACTCGGCAAACGATGTTATAACAATAAATTCTGAGGATATAGAACCAACTCCTTCTGTAATAGATTCAATTGATAATAAATTTATTAGTGGTGTAGGTAAACTTAAAGACCGACTAATAATTATACTAGACTTACTAAAAATTCTAAACAAAGAAGAGATTATTGAAATACAAGAAATGTAA
- a CDS encoding chemotaxis protein CheC, producing the protein MFDYSLKPIQLDLLKELGNIGAGNAATALSSIVSDQIGLNVPEVSLVSFQEAMDFVGGEDMVVASIYFRVDGSLPGNMLLMLPLTSVKFILDFLLKEEDINFSKLDPYQTSALTEIGNILCGAYLTALSNFTQQNMYPSVPALSIDMAEAALSLPLIQMGEIGDKALLIKTTFTHGGKDVSGNFFFIPEIEAFEKLMSYFGVENA; encoded by the coding sequence GTGTTTGACTATTCGTTAAAACCAATCCAACTAGACTTACTAAAAGAGCTTGGTAACATAGGAGCAGGAAACGCAGCAACTGCCCTCTCTAGTATTGTCTCTGACCAAATAGGTCTCAATGTACCTGAAGTTAGCTTAGTATCTTTTCAGGAAGCAATGGATTTTGTAGGCGGAGAAGACATGGTAGTTGCCTCTATCTATTTTAGAGTAGACGGATCATTACCTGGCAACATGCTTCTTATGTTACCTTTAACTTCAGTTAAATTTATTCTTGACTTTTTATTAAAGGAAGAAGATATAAACTTCTCTAAACTTGATCCTTATCAAACTTCTGCCCTTACAGAAATTGGCAACATTCTCTGCGGAGCCTACTTAACAGCATTATCAAACTTCACACAACAAAATATGTATCCATCAGTGCCAGCCCTATCAATTGATATGGCCGAAGCTGCATTGAGTTTACCTCTTATCCAAATGGGGGAAATTGGGGATAAAGCGTTACTTATTAAAACTACGTTTACTCATGGGGGGAAGGATGTATCTGGAAATTTTTTCTTCATTCCAGAAATCGAGGCCTTTGAAAAGCTCATGAGTTACTTCGGTGTGGAAAATGCTTAA
- a CDS encoding chemotaxis protein CheD yields the protein MLKDKSVIKVGMAELSVSKSPDTLKTTGLGSCVGVCVYDAKAKVGGMAHVMLPDSKSARQATTVIGKYSDTAINELLKRLSDLGVNRKNLIAKIAGGAQMFSFAGGSEIMKIGHRNIEAVKEDLLKHSIRLVAEDVGGNYGRTIEFDLDTGDLSIRSVDNGTKIL from the coding sequence ATGCTTAAAGATAAAAGTGTGATTAAAGTAGGAATGGCAGAGTTGAGTGTGTCTAAATCTCCAGACACTTTAAAAACCACAGGCCTCGGATCTTGTGTAGGGGTTTGTGTATATGACGCAAAGGCAAAAGTTGGCGGTATGGCCCATGTCATGCTGCCTGATAGTAAAAGTGCAAGGCAAGCTACAACTGTAATTGGTAAGTATTCTGACACTGCCATTAATGAATTACTTAAAAGATTATCTGACTTGGGTGTTAATAGGAAAAATCTGATAGCAAAAATTGCAGGTGGTGCTCAGATGTTTTCCTTTGCAGGTGGCAGTGAAATAATGAAAATAGGACATCGGAACATTGAGGCAGTAAAAGAGGATTTATTAAAGCACAGTATTAGACTTGTAGCTGAAGATGTAGGTGGAAACTATGGTAGAACCATAGAATTTGACCTAGATACTGGTGATCTTTCTATACGTAGCGTAGATAATGGAACAAAAATACTTTAA